The following proteins are encoded in a genomic region of Streptomyces collinus Tu 365:
- a CDS encoding TVP38/TMEM64 family protein yields the protein MLAANRSGTATASPPAAATEPTARTTGSVPSVRRTGFAARCTRAALSPYARLSLLLALLGAAAGCVLAFEPQRLLTHGWPPQLGGAAAALVFAAAYGLCTVAFVPRPLLNLAAGALFGSQWGLGTALAGTVLGAGVAFGLGRVLGQDALRPLLRGRWLKAADGQLSRHGFRSMLLARLFPGVPFWAANYCAAVSRMGWLPFLLATALGSIPNTAAYAVAGARASAPTSPAFLIAMAAIAVPALVGSVVAWRKRHHLRAH from the coding sequence ATGCTCGCCGCCAACCGCTCCGGCACCGCCACGGCCTCTCCCCCGGCCGCCGCCACGGAGCCGACCGCCCGGACGACCGGGTCCGTCCCGTCCGTGCGCCGCACGGGGTTCGCCGCCCGCTGCACGCGCGCGGCCCTGTCGCCGTACGCCCGGCTGTCGCTGCTGCTCGCCCTGCTCGGGGCCGCGGCCGGCTGTGTGCTGGCGTTCGAGCCCCAGCGGCTGCTGACGCACGGCTGGCCGCCGCAGCTCGGCGGGGCCGCGGCCGCGCTGGTGTTCGCCGCGGCGTACGGGCTGTGCACGGTGGCGTTCGTGCCACGCCCGCTGCTCAACCTCGCGGCCGGCGCGCTGTTCGGGTCGCAGTGGGGTCTCGGCACGGCGCTGGCCGGCACGGTGCTCGGGGCCGGGGTGGCCTTCGGGCTCGGCCGGGTGCTGGGGCAGGACGCGCTGCGCCCGCTGCTGCGGGGCCGCTGGCTGAAGGCGGCCGACGGGCAGCTGAGCCGGCACGGCTTCCGTTCGATGCTGCTGGCGCGGCTGTTCCCGGGCGTGCCGTTCTGGGCGGCCAACTACTGCGCCGCCGTCTCCAGGATGGGCTGGCTGCCGTTCCTGCTGGCCACGGCGCTCGGTTCGATCCCCAACACGGCCGCCTACGCGGTGGCCGGCGCCCGTGCCTCGGCGCCGACCTCGCCCGCCTTCCTGATCGCGATGGCCGCCATCGCCGTACCCGCGCTGGTGGGATCGGTGGTGGCCTGGCGCAAGCGCCACCACCTGCGGGCTCACTGA
- the tuf gene encoding elongation factor Tu codes for MSKTAYVRTKPHLNIGTMGHVDHGKTTLTAAITKVLAGRGTGTFVPFDRIDRAPEEAARGITINIAHLEYETDTRHYAHVDMPGHADYVKNMVTGAAQLDGAILVVSALDGIMPQTAEHVLLARQVGVDHIVVALNKADAVDDGEDAVLADLVELEVRDLLTAQGYPGDAVPVVRVSGLRALEGDPRWTASIEALLDAVDTYVPMPERYLDAPFLLPVENVLTITGRGTVVTGAVERGTLRLGDRVAVLGADVESVVTGLETFGKPMTEAQAGDNVALLLRGVPRGAVRRGHVVAAPGSVVPSRRFSARVYLLSGKEGGRTTPVASGYRPQFYIRTADVVGDIELTTAPVARPGQTVEMTVELGREVPLEPGLGFAIREGGRTVGAGTVLTVGE; via the coding sequence ATGTCCAAAACGGCCTACGTACGCACCAAGCCGCACCTGAACATCGGCACCATGGGTCACGTCGACCACGGCAAGACCACCCTGACCGCCGCCATCACCAAGGTCCTGGCCGGGCGCGGCACCGGCACCTTCGTGCCGTTCGACCGCATCGACCGGGCGCCGGAGGAGGCCGCCCGCGGCATCACCATCAACATCGCGCACCTCGAGTACGAGACCGACACCCGGCACTACGCGCACGTCGACATGCCCGGGCACGCCGACTACGTCAAGAACATGGTCACCGGGGCCGCGCAGCTCGACGGGGCGATCCTCGTCGTCTCCGCGCTCGACGGGATCATGCCGCAGACCGCCGAGCACGTGCTGCTCGCCCGGCAGGTGGGTGTCGACCACATCGTCGTCGCCCTCAACAAGGCCGACGCCGTCGACGACGGCGAGGACGCCGTCCTGGCCGACCTGGTCGAGCTTGAGGTCCGCGACCTGCTGACCGCGCAGGGCTATCCCGGGGACGCCGTGCCCGTCGTACGGGTCTCCGGGCTGCGGGCCCTGGAGGGCGACCCGCGCTGGACGGCGTCGATCGAGGCGCTGCTCGACGCGGTGGACACCTACGTGCCCATGCCCGAGCGGTACCTGGACGCGCCCTTCCTGCTGCCGGTGGAGAACGTGCTCACGATCACCGGCCGCGGCACGGTCGTCACGGGCGCCGTCGAGCGAGGGACGCTCCGCCTGGGGGACCGGGTCGCCGTGCTCGGCGCCGACGTGGAGAGCGTGGTCACCGGTCTGGAGACCTTCGGCAAGCCGATGACGGAGGCGCAGGCCGGGGACAACGTGGCGCTGCTGCTGCGCGGTGTGCCCCGGGGCGCGGTCCGGCGCGGGCACGTCGTCGCGGCGCCGGGCAGCGTGGTCCCCAGCCGGCGGTTCTCGGCCCGGGTCTACCTGCTGTCCGGGAAGGAGGGCGGCCGCACGACCCCCGTCGCCTCCGGCTACCGGCCGCAGTTCTACATCCGCACCGCTGACGTCGTGGGCGACATCGAACTCACCACGGCGCCGGTCGCCCGCCCCGGCCAGACGGTCGAGATGACCGTCGAACTGGGGCGCGAGGTCCCCCTGGAGCCGGGCCTCGGCTTCGCCATCCGCGAGGGCGGCAGGACGGTGGGGGCGGGGACGGTGCTGACGGTGGGGGAGTAG
- the galU gene encoding UTP--glucose-1-phosphate uridylyltransferase GalU, translating to MIVPHAPAALATTPAPRPAPASASVPAPAPAAARPVRKAVVPAAGLGTRFLPATKATPKEMLPVVDKPAIQYVVEEAAAAGLVDILMVTGRHKRAIEDHFDHAFELEQALAAKGDTVRLDAVRDPARLADIHHIRQGDPLGLGHAVLCARHHVGDQPFAVLLGDDLIDPRETLLSRMLDVRDRYAGSVVALMEVEPELIGLYGCAAVEPAEDGEEGVVRVTGLVEKPAPGQAPSRYAVIGRYVLDPAVFGVLERTAPGRGGEIQLTDALQELAAAGTVHGVVFDGLRYDTGDKADYLRTVVRLACARPDLGPAFARWLRDFVADLDGESDGDRDGDRDGDRETAVEGITAREGRRAA from the coding sequence ATGATCGTCCCCCACGCCCCGGCGGCCCTCGCCACCACTCCCGCCCCTCGCCCCGCCCCTGCCTCCGCCTCCGTTCCCGCTCCAGCCCCCGCCGCCGCCCGTCCGGTGCGCAAGGCGGTCGTCCCGGCCGCCGGGCTCGGCACCCGGTTCCTGCCCGCGACCAAGGCGACTCCGAAGGAGATGCTGCCCGTCGTCGACAAGCCGGCCATCCAGTACGTCGTGGAGGAGGCCGCCGCGGCCGGGCTCGTCGACATCCTGATGGTCACCGGCCGGCACAAACGGGCCATCGAGGACCACTTCGACCACGCCTTCGAGCTGGAGCAGGCGCTGGCGGCCAAGGGCGACACCGTGCGTCTGGACGCCGTGCGCGATCCCGCGCGGCTCGCCGACATCCACCACATCCGCCAGGGGGACCCGCTCGGGCTCGGGCACGCCGTACTGTGCGCCCGCCACCACGTCGGGGACCAGCCCTTCGCCGTGCTGCTCGGGGACGATCTGATCGATCCGCGCGAGACCCTGCTCAGCCGCATGCTGGACGTCCGCGACCGGTACGCGGGCAGCGTGGTGGCGCTGATGGAGGTGGAGCCGGAGCTGATCGGCCTCTACGGCTGCGCGGCGGTCGAACCCGCCGAAGACGGGGAGGAGGGGGTCGTACGGGTCACGGGCCTGGTCGAGAAGCCGGCCCCCGGGCAGGCGCCGAGCCGCTACGCGGTGATCGGGCGCTACGTCCTCGACCCCGCCGTCTTCGGCGTCCTGGAGCGCACTGCGCCCGGGCGCGGCGGCGAGATCCAGCTCACCGACGCCCTCCAGGAGCTCGCCGCCGCCGGCACGGTGCACGGAGTCGTGTTCGACGGACTGCGCTACGACACCGGCGACAAGGCCGACTACCTGCGGACGGTGGTGCGGCTGGCCTGCGCCCGCCCGGACCTCGGCCCCGCGTTCGCTCGGTGGCTCCGGGACTTCGTGGCGGACCTCGACGGCGAAAGCGACGGTGACCGCGACGGCGACCGCGACGGCGACCGCGAGACCGCCGTCGAAGGGATCACCGCGCGGGAAGGCCGCCGGGCCGCCTGA
- a CDS encoding DUF4442 domain-containing protein, producing the protein MSADQMSIGDMLAATVPMARTLNLEFLETSPDRAVVSLPDQDAYHNHVGGPHAGAMFTLGESASGAIVLAAFGDQLARAVPLAVRAEIAYKKLAMGAVTATATLGRPAADVVAELDAGQRPEFPVAIEIRRADGAVTGEMTVVWTLRPNG; encoded by the coding sequence ATGAGCGCAGACCAGATGTCGATCGGCGACATGCTCGCCGCCACCGTGCCCATGGCCCGGACGCTGAACCTGGAGTTCCTCGAGACCTCCCCGGACCGGGCCGTGGTGTCCCTGCCGGACCAGGACGCCTACCACAACCACGTGGGAGGCCCGCACGCCGGCGCGATGTTCACGCTCGGCGAGTCGGCCAGCGGCGCCATCGTGCTGGCCGCGTTCGGTGACCAGCTCGCGCGCGCCGTGCCGCTCGCCGTGCGCGCCGAGATCGCCTACAAGAAGCTCGCCATGGGCGCCGTCACGGCGACCGCGACGCTGGGCCGCCCGGCCGCCGACGTCGTGGCCGAACTGGACGCGGGGCAGCGGCCCGAGTTCCCCGTGGCGATCGAGATCCGGCGCGCGGACGGAGCCGTGACCGGCGAGATGACCGTCGTGTGGACCCTGCGTCCCAACGGCTGA
- a CDS encoding spermidine synthase, which translates to MSEAMPVTRGVDHGTAKLMPDVDRERAWLLTVDGAPQSYVDLDEPAHLEFEYTRRLGYVLDTVAADGRPLDVVHLGGGALTLPRYLAATRPGSRQDVVEADRGLLELVTEHLPLPEGSGVVLHAADARAWLEAAPDDSTDVLIADVFGGSRVPAHLTSLGYAREAERVLRPDGVYLANLADAAPFAFLRSQLAAFAALFDHLALIAEPGVLRGRRFGNAVLVASHRPLDTAAVARRTAADVFPARIEHGPALREFIGAARPVADAEAVPSPEPPDGAFGIG; encoded by the coding sequence GTGAGTGAAGCCATGCCTGTGACCCGGGGCGTCGATCACGGGACTGCCAAGCTGATGCCGGACGTCGACCGGGAGCGGGCCTGGCTGCTCACCGTGGACGGGGCGCCGCAGTCGTACGTCGATCTCGACGAGCCCGCGCACCTGGAGTTCGAGTACACGCGGCGGCTCGGGTACGTGCTCGACACCGTCGCCGCGGACGGGCGGCCGCTGGACGTGGTGCACCTCGGCGGGGGAGCGCTGACCCTGCCGCGCTACCTCGCCGCCACCCGGCCGGGGTCGCGGCAGGACGTGGTCGAGGCCGACCGGGGGTTGCTGGAACTGGTCACGGAGCACCTGCCGCTGCCGGAGGGCTCGGGAGTCGTCCTGCACGCCGCCGACGCGCGGGCCTGGCTGGAGGCCGCGCCGGACGACTCGACGGACGTGCTGATCGCCGACGTGTTCGGCGGCTCACGGGTCCCGGCCCACCTCACCTCGCTCGGCTACGCGCGGGAGGCCGAACGCGTCCTGCGCCCCGACGGGGTCTATCTGGCCAACCTCGCCGACGCCGCGCCGTTCGCCTTCCTGCGCTCCCAACTGGCCGCCTTCGCCGCGCTGTTCGACCACCTCGCGCTGATCGCCGAGCCGGGCGTGCTGCGCGGCCGGCGGTTCGGCAACGCCGTGCTCGTGGCCTCGCACCGGCCGCTCGACACGGCCGCCGTGGCCCGGCGCACGGCCGCCGACGTCTTCCCCGCCCGCATCGAACACGGCCCGGCACTCAGGGAGTTCATCGGTGCGGCCCGGCCGGTCGCGGACGCCGAGGCCGTACCCTCACCCGAGCCCCCCGACGGCGCTTTCGGCATCGGCTGA
- a CDS encoding PIG-L deacetylase family protein, with protein MDTSAMPSAIYDIRAEPVPNAMGSARRRLAYLYDTEGRRLLLPHFDDWQLDNPPAEVAGLLAVGAPYRGMAWARRPEVEALIRRRAAHRRAWLWAVYGALIVFGCMGPVRRTMWMGHETPMSAVVQDGSMATVLAFHAHPDDEVLLTGGTLARVAAHGHRVVIVVATDGLMDAAPQGEAPRLGELRASAAVLGVARVVHLGYANSGHGAILYPDPPDRARFVRADTEEAAERLAAVLREECAELLLSYDANGGYGHRDHVKVHEVGKRAAELARVPRVLEATMPRDVVDRLTKLVRLLRIPFRFDADALRTAYSPRAAITHTIDVRGFAGQKQAALAAHRSEVSGTGRLAPLMRMLVRLPAPVFGWLLGTEWFVEAGATTTGKTVGDIFQQTS; from the coding sequence GTGGACACCAGCGCCATGCCGTCCGCCATCTACGACATCCGCGCCGAGCCCGTTCCGAACGCCATGGGTTCCGCCCGCCGCCGGCTCGCCTACCTCTACGACACCGAGGGCCGGCGCCTCCTCCTGCCGCACTTCGACGACTGGCAGCTGGACAACCCGCCGGCCGAGGTCGCCGGTCTGCTGGCCGTCGGTGCCCCGTACCGCGGCATGGCGTGGGCGCGCCGACCGGAGGTGGAGGCGCTGATCCGGCGACGGGCGGCGCACCGCAGGGCCTGGCTGTGGGCGGTCTACGGGGCGCTCATCGTCTTCGGGTGCATGGGTCCCGTCCGGCGGACCATGTGGATGGGGCATGAGACACCGATGAGCGCCGTGGTTCAGGATGGGTCCATGGCAACCGTCCTGGCATTCCACGCGCATCCGGACGATGAGGTATTGCTGACGGGTGGCACCCTCGCTCGGGTCGCGGCCCATGGGCACCGCGTGGTGATCGTGGTGGCCACGGATGGCCTGATGGACGCTGCCCCGCAGGGTGAGGCGCCGCGCCTGGGCGAACTCCGTGCGAGTGCGGCCGTGCTGGGCGTGGCACGCGTGGTGCACCTGGGATACGCAAACAGCGGACACGGCGCGATCCTCTATCCGGATCCACCGGACCGCGCTCGCTTTGTCCGGGCGGACACCGAGGAAGCGGCCGAGCGGCTGGCCGCCGTCCTCCGCGAGGAGTGCGCAGAGCTGCTCCTCAGCTACGACGCCAACGGTGGATACGGCCACCGCGATCACGTCAAGGTGCACGAGGTCGGCAAGCGTGCCGCCGAGTTGGCCAGGGTTCCTCGCGTGTTGGAGGCGACTATGCCGCGCGATGTCGTGGACCGTCTGACGAAACTGGTCCGCCTGCTGAGGATCCCGTTCCGGTTCGACGCGGACGCGCTGCGCACCGCCTACAGCCCGCGCGCGGCCATCACTCACACGATCGATGTCCGTGGGTTCGCCGGGCAGAAACAGGCGGCACTTGCCGCGCATCGCTCAGAGGTATCGGGGACTGGCCGGCTTGCTCCCCTGATGAGGATGCTGGTTCGTCTTCCGGCCCCCGTCTTCGGGTGGCTGCTCGGCACGGAATGGTTCGTCGAGGCCGGGGCAACGACCACAGGAAAGACCGTCGGCGACATCTTCCAGCAGACGTCGTAG
- a CDS encoding winged helix-turn-helix transcriptional regulator — translation MAAPKDPRPCSIADALALVGEKYSLLVLREVCLGNGRFDQLVRNIGAPRDVLAARLRRLVEAGILTKRVYSERPQRFEYRPTQAGLELEPVLMTLKEWGDRHLRQGTDLPMVVEHVCGHELVPRVTCSACGATVRHEDLTAHPQAPGWTVSGPTAV, via the coding sequence ATGGCCGCTCCGAAGGACCCGCGCCCCTGCTCCATCGCCGACGCCCTCGCCCTGGTCGGCGAGAAGTACTCCCTGCTCGTCCTGCGGGAGGTCTGCCTCGGCAACGGCCGCTTCGACCAGCTGGTGCGCAACATCGGCGCCCCGCGCGACGTCCTGGCCGCCCGGCTGCGCCGGCTCGTCGAGGCGGGCATCCTCACCAAGCGCGTCTACAGCGAACGCCCGCAGCGCTTCGAGTACCGGCCCACCCAGGCCGGCCTCGAACTGGAGCCGGTCCTGATGACGCTCAAGGAGTGGGGCGACCGCCACCTGCGCCAGGGCACCGACCTGCCCATGGTCGTCGAGCACGTCTGCGGCCACGAACTGGTCCCGCGGGTCACCTGCTCCGCCTGCGGCGCCACGGTGCGCCACGAGGACCTGACGGCCCATCCGCAGGCGCCGGGCTGGACGGTGTCGGGCCCTACGGCGGTCTGA
- a CDS encoding DNA alkylation repair protein has protein sequence MTVTGAAPPHVPRSVLADAVLDRLTATYSAAADPERAGAMRAYMKDVAPFLGIPTPDRRALSRAVLAGTPRPGEADCAAIALRCWRLPEREYQYFAVDYLRRHAARCSSAFLPVARHLVTTVPWWDTVDLLAAHVVGALVAADPALAARMDVWITDDGLWAVRTALLHQLRHKERTDTERLFAYCLLQSGHQDFFVRKAIGWALREYAKTDAGAVRRFLAQERGRFAPLTVREALKNIGP, from the coding sequence ATGACCGTCACCGGCGCGGCCCCGCCGCACGTCCCGCGCAGCGTCCTCGCCGACGCCGTGCTGGACCGGCTCACCGCCACCTACTCCGCGGCGGCCGATCCGGAGCGCGCCGGTGCGATGCGGGCGTACATGAAGGACGTGGCACCGTTCCTCGGCATCCCCACCCCGGACCGCCGGGCCCTGTCCCGTGCCGTCCTGGCCGGCACGCCGCGGCCCGGCGAGGCCGACTGCGCCGCGATCGCCCTGCGCTGCTGGCGGCTGCCCGAGCGTGAGTACCAGTACTTCGCCGTCGACTACCTGCGCCGGCACGCGGCCCGCTGCTCCTCCGCCTTCCTGCCCGTCGCCCGGCACCTGGTCACCACCGTCCCCTGGTGGGACACCGTCGACCTGCTCGCCGCGCACGTCGTCGGCGCCCTGGTCGCGGCCGATCCCGCGCTCGCGGCCCGGATGGACGTCTGGATCACCGACGACGGCCTCTGGGCCGTCCGCACGGCCCTGCTGCACCAGCTCCGCCACAAGGAACGCACCGACACCGAGCGGCTGTTCGCCTACTGCCTGCTGCAGTCAGGGCACCAGGACTTCTTCGTCCGCAAGGCCATCGGCTGGGCTCTGCGCGAGTACGCCAAGACCGACGCCGGGGCCGTACGCCGGTTCCTGGCCCAGGAACGGGGCAGGTTCGCCCCGCTGACCGTCCGCGAGGCGCTGAAGAACATCGGCCCCTGA
- a CDS encoding glutathione-independent formaldehyde dehydrogenase, which translates to MKAVVYEEPFSVTVKDVSDPQIQHPNDVLVRVTSTAICGSDLHMYEGRTAAESGIVFGHENLGIIEEIGSGVASLSVGDRVVMPFNVACGFCKNCLAGKTGFCLTVNPGFAGGAYGYVAMGPYKGGQAELLRVPFADFNCLKLPPGDEFETDFVLLADIFPTGYHGCELAQVSPGESVAVYGAGPVGLMAAYSALLRGAAKVFSVDRVPERLAKAEEIGAIPIDFTQGDPAEQIKEQTGGEGTDKGVDAVGYQAQAHDASHEEPAVVLNALVMTVRPTGMLGVPGLYVPSDPGGPDEHAKHGQLLVSIGKMFEKGQQMGTGQCNVKRYNRQLRDLIIAGRAKPSFVVSHELPLDQAPQAYEKFDKRIEGYTKVVLHPGHALAA; encoded by the coding sequence GTGAAAGCCGTCGTCTACGAAGAGCCCTTCAGTGTGACGGTGAAGGATGTGTCGGATCCCCAGATCCAGCATCCCAACGATGTGCTCGTACGGGTCACGTCGACCGCGATATGCGGCTCGGACCTGCACATGTACGAAGGCCGCACGGCGGCCGAGTCGGGCATCGTCTTCGGACACGAGAACCTCGGCATCATCGAGGAGATCGGCAGCGGTGTGGCCTCCCTGTCCGTGGGCGACCGCGTCGTGATGCCCTTCAACGTCGCGTGCGGATTCTGCAAGAACTGTCTCGCCGGCAAGACCGGCTTCTGCCTGACGGTGAACCCCGGCTTCGCCGGCGGCGCCTACGGCTATGTGGCGATGGGGCCGTACAAGGGCGGCCAGGCGGAGCTGCTGCGGGTGCCGTTCGCCGACTTCAACTGCCTGAAGCTGCCGCCGGGCGACGAGTTCGAGACCGACTTCGTGCTGCTCGCCGACATCTTCCCGACCGGCTACCACGGCTGCGAACTCGCCCAGGTGTCCCCCGGCGAGAGCGTGGCCGTCTACGGCGCCGGGCCGGTGGGGCTGATGGCCGCCTACTCCGCGCTGCTGCGTGGCGCGGCGAAGGTCTTCTCCGTCGACCGGGTGCCCGAGCGGCTCGCGAAGGCCGAGGAGATCGGGGCCATCCCGATCGACTTCACGCAGGGCGACCCGGCGGAGCAGATCAAGGAACAGACGGGAGGCGAGGGGACCGACAAGGGCGTGGACGCGGTCGGCTACCAGGCCCAGGCGCACGACGCCAGCCACGAGGAACCCGCCGTCGTCCTGAACGCGCTGGTCATGACCGTGCGTCCCACGGGCATGCTGGGCGTGCCGGGGCTGTACGTGCCCTCCGACCCGGGCGGTCCCGACGAGCACGCCAAGCACGGTCAGCTGCTGGTCTCCATCGGCAAGATGTTCGAGAAGGGCCAGCAGATGGGCACCGGTCAGTGCAACGTCAAGCGGTACAACCGCCAGTTGCGCGACCTGATCATCGCCGGGCGGGCCAAGCCCAGCTTCGTGGTCTCGCACGAACTGCCGCTCGACCAGGCGCCCCAGGCGTACGAGAAGTTCGACAAGCGGATCGAGGGCTACACCAAGGTCGTCCTGCACCCGGGTCACGCGCTCGCCGCGTGA
- a CDS encoding lipase chaperone, translating into MWPGQQPPGGEQNPQHNPQQNPYQQPGYQQPNPYQQPGYQQPGPQQPGYQQPGPYAQQQPQWGAPTPAGAPQPSPAGGGGGGGNRTKVVAIVAAAAVVVAAGVTGFLVLGGKDKKDEADKPSSPASSSSSPSASASDDDPRGGDTDKPTIAGWKVVVNPKWGVAFDVPPEWEVQATGLAVNFDFPKSEKDKGITMSGLAEYKSKWCTSDDDKDGRTEDTPLAVVGTKGASGAKNTDEIAVNTAPWWVYGAYTMPDKKSITWDKKATSFTTTSGIEGSYAWARSTDTPHKGKCASDGQSLTFGFQNSLHNYVSFDFYGATGVKGEVSKATVLKVLGTIRLHGTPTND; encoded by the coding sequence ATGTGGCCAGGACAGCAGCCGCCCGGGGGCGAGCAGAACCCGCAGCACAACCCGCAGCAGAACCCGTACCAGCAGCCGGGGTACCAGCAGCCGAATCCGTATCAGCAGCCCGGCTATCAGCAGCCCGGACCCCAGCAGCCCGGTTACCAGCAGCCGGGCCCGTACGCCCAGCAGCAGCCGCAGTGGGGCGCGCCGACGCCCGCGGGCGCCCCGCAGCCCTCGCCGGCCGGCGGTGGTGGCGGTGGCGGGAACCGCACGAAGGTCGTCGCGATCGTGGCGGCCGCGGCCGTGGTGGTGGCCGCGGGCGTGACCGGGTTCCTGGTCCTGGGCGGCAAGGACAAGAAGGACGAGGCGGACAAGCCGAGCAGCCCGGCCTCGTCGTCGTCCAGCCCGAGCGCGTCCGCTTCCGACGACGACCCGCGCGGCGGGGACACGGACAAGCCGACGATCGCCGGCTGGAAGGTCGTGGTGAACCCCAAGTGGGGAGTCGCCTTCGACGTGCCGCCGGAGTGGGAGGTGCAGGCCACCGGTCTCGCGGTCAACTTCGACTTCCCGAAGTCCGAGAAGGACAAGGGGATCACGATGTCGGGCCTGGCCGAGTACAAGTCCAAGTGGTGTACGTCCGACGACGACAAGGACGGCCGTACCGAGGACACTCCGCTGGCGGTCGTGGGCACCAAGGGCGCGAGCGGCGCCAAGAACACGGACGAGATCGCGGTCAACACCGCGCCCTGGTGGGTGTACGGCGCGTACACCATGCCGGACAAGAAGAGCATCACGTGGGACAAGAAGGCCACGTCCTTCACGACCACGTCGGGGATCGAGGGCAGCTACGCCTGGGCCCGGTCGACCGACACCCCGCACAAGGGCAAGTGCGCCTCCGACGGGCAGTCGCTGACGTTCGGCTTCCAGAACTCGCTGCACAACTACGTGTCGTTCGACTTCTACGGGGCCACCGGCGTCAAGGGCGAGGTCTCCAAGGCGACCGTCCTGAAGGTGCTCGGCACGATCCGGCTGCACGGCACCCCGACGAACGACTGA
- a CDS encoding thiolase family protein, whose amino-acid sequence MRDAVIVEAVRTPIGKGRPNGSLAHVHPVQLLAHTLRALVERSGVDPALVDDVIGGTVDQVGEQAMNTTRYALLAAGFPETVPATTVDRQCGSSQQAVHFAAQGVVSGAYDLVVACGVESMSRVPMWSNVPEGKDPFGPGVAERYPEGLVPQGISAELIAAKWSLTRARMDEFAVSSHHKAAAAWESGLFDAEVAPLDGVARDECVRPGTTPEILAGLRPAYHDPAFAERFPQIEWNVTAGNASPVNDGASAVLITSSETAARLGLRPLARLHSFAVTGSDPLLMLTGVVPATEKVLRRAGLSLGDIDLFEVNEAFASVVLAWQQETGADLARVNVHGGAIALGHPLGASGTRLTTTLVHAMRERGARYALQTMCEAGGLANAMILEGV is encoded by the coding sequence ATGCGCGACGCAGTCATCGTCGAAGCCGTACGCACCCCCATCGGCAAGGGCAGGCCGAACGGCTCCCTCGCCCACGTCCACCCCGTGCAGCTCCTCGCCCACACGCTGCGCGCCCTGGTCGAGCGCTCCGGCGTCGACCCGGCGCTGGTCGACGACGTCATCGGCGGAACCGTCGACCAGGTCGGCGAGCAGGCCATGAACACCACCCGCTACGCCCTCCTCGCGGCCGGTTTCCCCGAGACGGTCCCGGCGACCACCGTCGACCGCCAGTGCGGCTCCTCCCAGCAGGCCGTGCACTTCGCCGCGCAGGGCGTCGTCTCGGGCGCGTACGACCTGGTCGTCGCGTGCGGCGTGGAGTCGATGAGCCGGGTGCCGATGTGGTCCAACGTGCCCGAGGGCAAGGACCCGTTCGGCCCGGGCGTCGCCGAGCGCTACCCGGAGGGCCTGGTCCCGCAGGGCATCAGCGCCGAACTGATCGCCGCGAAGTGGTCGCTCACGCGCGCGCGGATGGACGAGTTCGCGGTCTCCTCGCACCACAAGGCCGCGGCCGCGTGGGAGTCCGGGCTGTTCGACGCCGAGGTCGCGCCGCTGGACGGCGTCGCCCGGGACGAATGCGTACGGCCCGGCACCACCCCGGAGATCCTGGCCGGACTCCGGCCCGCGTACCACGACCCCGCCTTCGCCGAGCGCTTCCCGCAGATCGAGTGGAACGTCACCGCCGGCAACGCGAGCCCGGTGAACGACGGCGCCTCCGCCGTGCTGATCACCTCGAGCGAGACGGCGGCCCGGCTCGGCCTGCGCCCGCTCGCCCGGCTGCACAGCTTCGCGGTCACCGGCTCCGACCCGCTGCTCATGCTCACCGGTGTCGTCCCCGCCACCGAGAAGGTGCTGCGCCGGGCCGGCCTGTCCCTGGGCGACATCGACCTCTTCGAGGTCAACGAGGCGTTCGCGAGCGTGGTCCTCGCCTGGCAGCAGGAGACCGGCGCCGACCTCGCCCGGGTCAACGTGCACGGCGGCGCCATCGCCCTCGGCCACCCGCTCGGCGCCAGCGGCACCCGGCTGACCACCACCCTGGTCCACGCCATGCGCGAGCGCGGCGCCCGCTACGCCCTGCAGACCATGTGCGAGGCGGGCGGCCTCGCCAACGCGATGATCCTGGAAGGCGTCTGA